The Synchiropus splendidus isolate RoL2022-P1 chromosome 8, RoL_Sspl_1.0, whole genome shotgun sequence genome has a window encoding:
- the tpst1 gene encoding protein-tyrosine sulfotransferase 1 isoform X2: MIGKLKQNLLVACLVISSVTVFYLGRHAMECHHRIEERSQPGGILPLSALGGSMRTTLRTGQNLSTPFVYNKDMPLIFIGGVPRSGTTLMRAMLDAHPDVRCGEETRVIPRILAMKQMWSRSGREKMRLDEAGVTDEVLDAAMQAFLLEIIVKHGEPANFLCNKDPFALKSLSYLAKIFPRAKFVLMIRDGRASVHSMISRKVTIAGFDLGSYRDCLTKWNRAIETMYSQCLEAYDKCLPVHYEELVLHPEKWMRTLLKFLNVPWNDAVLHHEQLIGKAGGVSLSKVERSTDQVIKPVNVEALSKWVGKIPADVVRDMAVIAPMLATLGYDPHANPPNYGRPDPKVLDNTRRMQKSAEKPNPS, from the exons ATGATTGGCAAGCTAAAACAGAACCTGCTGGTGGCCTGCCTGGTCATCAGTTCGGTGACTGTATTCTACCTTGGTCGCCACGCCATGGAGTGCCACCACCGCATCGAAGAGCGGAGCCAACCTGGTGGAATTCTGCCTTTGTCTGCGCTTGGGGGAAGCATGCGGACAACCTTACGGACGGGTCAGAACCTTAGCACGCCTTTTGTTTACAACAAGGACATGCCACTTATCTTCATCGGTGGAGTGCCCCGCAGTGGGACCACACTAATGCGAGCCATGCTAGACGCCCATCCAGACGTCCGCTGTGGTGAAGAAACCCGAGTCATTCCACGAATCCTGGCAATGAAGCAGATGTGGAGCCGATCTGGGAGGGAGAAGATGCGACTGGATGAGGCTGGAGTGACGGACGAGGTGCTGGACGCTGCCATGCAGGCCTTTCTGCTGGAAATCATCGTCAAACACGGTGAGCCGGCCAACTTCCTCTGCAACAAGGACCCGTTTGCACTGAAGTCGCTCTCCTACTTGGCCAAAATTTTTCCTCGTGCCAAGTTTGTTCTCATGATCCGTGATGGCCGTGCCTCAGTTCACTCCATGATTTCACGGAAGGTGACCATTGCTGGCTTTGACCTGGGCAGCTATCGGGACTGCTTGACCAAGTGGAACCGCGCCATAGAAACCATGTACTCTCAGTGCCTGGAGGCATATGACAAGTGCCTGCCCGTGCACTACGAGGAGCTGGTGCTTCATCCTGAGAAGTGGATGAGGACGCTGTTGAAATTCTTGAACGTTCCCTGGAATGATGCAGTCCTTCATCACGAGCAGCTCATCGGGAAAGCCGGAGGAGTATCGCTTTCAAA GGTGGAGCGCTCCACTGACCAAGTCATCAAGCCAGTCAACGTAGAGGCCTTATCCAAGTGGGTGGGAAAGATCCCAGCAGACGTGGTGAGGGACATGGCTGTGATAGCTCCTATGTTGGCCACACTGGGCTATGACCCCCACGCTAATCCTCCCAACTACGGGAGGCCTGACCCCAAGGTGCTGGACAACACCAGAAGG ATGCAGAAGTCTGCAGAGAAGCCAAACCCCAGCTAA
- the tpst1 gene encoding protein-tyrosine sulfotransferase 1 isoform X1: MIGKLKQNLLVACLVISSVTVFYLGRHAMECHHRIEERSQPGGILPLSALGGSMRTTLRTGQNLSTPFVYNKDMPLIFIGGVPRSGTTLMRAMLDAHPDVRCGEETRVIPRILAMKQMWSRSGREKMRLDEAGVTDEVLDAAMQAFLLEIIVKHGEPANFLCNKDPFALKSLSYLAKIFPRAKFVLMIRDGRASVHSMISRKVTIAGFDLGSYRDCLTKWNRAIETMYSQCLEAYDKCLPVHYEELVLHPEKWMRTLLKFLNVPWNDAVLHHEQLIGKAGGVSLSKVERSTDQVIKPVNVEALSKWVGKIPADVVRDMAVIAPMLATLGYDPHANPPNYGRPDPKVLDNTRRVFKGEFQLPDFLKEQSQMQKSAEKPNPS; the protein is encoded by the exons ATGATTGGCAAGCTAAAACAGAACCTGCTGGTGGCCTGCCTGGTCATCAGTTCGGTGACTGTATTCTACCTTGGTCGCCACGCCATGGAGTGCCACCACCGCATCGAAGAGCGGAGCCAACCTGGTGGAATTCTGCCTTTGTCTGCGCTTGGGGGAAGCATGCGGACAACCTTACGGACGGGTCAGAACCTTAGCACGCCTTTTGTTTACAACAAGGACATGCCACTTATCTTCATCGGTGGAGTGCCCCGCAGTGGGACCACACTAATGCGAGCCATGCTAGACGCCCATCCAGACGTCCGCTGTGGTGAAGAAACCCGAGTCATTCCACGAATCCTGGCAATGAAGCAGATGTGGAGCCGATCTGGGAGGGAGAAGATGCGACTGGATGAGGCTGGAGTGACGGACGAGGTGCTGGACGCTGCCATGCAGGCCTTTCTGCTGGAAATCATCGTCAAACACGGTGAGCCGGCCAACTTCCTCTGCAACAAGGACCCGTTTGCACTGAAGTCGCTCTCCTACTTGGCCAAAATTTTTCCTCGTGCCAAGTTTGTTCTCATGATCCGTGATGGCCGTGCCTCAGTTCACTCCATGATTTCACGGAAGGTGACCATTGCTGGCTTTGACCTGGGCAGCTATCGGGACTGCTTGACCAAGTGGAACCGCGCCATAGAAACCATGTACTCTCAGTGCCTGGAGGCATATGACAAGTGCCTGCCCGTGCACTACGAGGAGCTGGTGCTTCATCCTGAGAAGTGGATGAGGACGCTGTTGAAATTCTTGAACGTTCCCTGGAATGATGCAGTCCTTCATCACGAGCAGCTCATCGGGAAAGCCGGAGGAGTATCGCTTTCAAA GGTGGAGCGCTCCACTGACCAAGTCATCAAGCCAGTCAACGTAGAGGCCTTATCCAAGTGGGTGGGAAAGATCCCAGCAGACGTGGTGAGGGACATGGCTGTGATAGCTCCTATGTTGGCCACACTGGGCTATGACCCCCACGCTAATCCTCCCAACTACGGGAGGCCTGACCCCAAGGTGCTGGACAACACCAGAAGG GTCTTTAAAGGGGAATTTCAACTCCCAGATTTCCTAAAAGAGCAGTCACAG ATGCAGAAGTCTGCAGAGAAGCCAAACCCCAGCTAA